In a genomic window of Anoplopoma fimbria isolate UVic2021 breed Golden Eagle Sablefish chromosome 6, Afim_UVic_2022, whole genome shotgun sequence:
- the zc3h15 gene encoding zinc finger CCCH domain-containing protein 15, translated as MPPKKPVPPGGNKKTQEKKKEKIIEDKTFGLKNKKGAKQQKFIKNVTQQVKQVPLGARQAEGDKTNKKTDKKKELDELNELFKPVVAAQKVAKGVDPKSVLCAFFKQGQCTKGDKCKFSHDLTMERKCEKRSLYVDERDDELEKDTMDNWDEKKLEEVVNKKHGEAEKKKAKTQIVCKHFLYAIENNKYGWFWSCPSSDVCMYRHALPPGFVLKKDKKKEEKEEEKISLEELIENERAALGANVTRITLETFLAWKKRKRQEKIDKALVEMEKKKADFKAGKSLVVSGREVFEFRPDLIDEDDDEATDTQYNSEDEEEDDDKSDSSDIQDIDLSRFVPQEVDNTGITVASVDRFTSRIKTRPKGTDNEEQLNGACGGEEANGLSGAEGGGEDEEDNDDEDEEEQEVEDVPVDENLFTGEDLEELDEELNTLALED; from the exons gACAAGACATTTGGCCTGAAGAACAAGAAGGGCGCCAAGCAGCAGAAGTTCATCAAGAACGTTACCCAGCAAGTCAAACAAGTGCCACTCGGTGCCAGACAG GCTGAGGGAGACAAGACTAATAAGAAGACCGACAAGAAGAAGGAGTTGGACGAACTCAACGAGCTGTTTAAACCGGTAGTCGCTGCTCAGAAAGTGGCCAAAG gtGTTGATCCGAAGTCGGTGCTGTGTGCGTTCTTTAAGCAGGGCCAGTGCACTAAAGGTGACAAGTGCAAGTTCAGCCATGACTTGACAATGGAGAGGAAATGTGAGAAGAGGAGCCTCTACGTGGACGAGAGAGATGACGAACTGGAGAAAG ACACTATGGACAACTGGGATGagaagaagctggaggaggtggtgaaCAAGAAACACGGAGAGGCGGAGAAGAAGAAAGCCAAAACGCAAATT GTGTGCAAGCACTTCCTGTACGCCATAGAGAACAACAAGTACGGTTGGTTCTGGTCGTGTCCGTCGAGCGACGTCTGTATGTACCGCCACGCTCTGCCACCGGGCTTTGTGctgaagaaggacaagaagaaggaggagaaggaggaggagaagatttCGCTGGAGGAACTGATAGAAAACGAG cgaGCCGCTCTGGGTGCCAACGTGACCCGGATCACCCTGGAGACTTTCCTGGCttggaagaagaggaaaaggcaGGAGAAG ATCGACAAAGCGCtggtggagatggagaagaagaaggccGACTTTAAGGCTGGGAAATCGCTAGTG GTGAGCGGGCGTGAGGTGTTCGAGTTCAGACCGGATTTGATCGACGAGGACGACGACGAAGCCACTGACACCCAATATAACAgcgaagacgaagaagaagatgatgacaAG AGCGACTCTTCAGATATCCAGGACATAGACCTATCCCGTTTTGTTCCACAAGAGGTCGACAACACGGGCATCACCGTAGCATCCGTGGACCGCTTCACCTCAAGGATTAAGACTCGGCCGAAAGGAACAGACAACG AGGAGCAGCTGAACGGAGCTTGCGGTGGCGAGGAGGCCAACGGGCTTTCGGGGGCGGAGGGAGGCGGGGAGGACGAAGAAGACAACGACGACGAAGacgaggaggaacaggaggtggaggatgtACCGGTGGACGAGAACCTGTTCACGGGAGAAGACCTGGAGGAGCTCGACGAGGAACTCAACACACTGGCTCTAGAAGACTGA